In Candidatus Hydrogenedentota bacterium, one DNA window encodes the following:
- a CDS encoding formylglycine-generating enzyme family protein, with translation MRYILVVSTVVLLGMAGFAGEDKSGPKAGDTCTEDLGGGVKMEFVWCPPGDFLMGSTSSEEGRVDGESQHKVTLTRGFWMGKYEVTQGQWQAVMGSNPSHFKGSADLPVEMVNWNDCQEFVKKLSQRTRNAYRLPTEAEWEYACRAGSTTAYCFGNDASGLGAYAWYEDNSGARTHGKGGKKANSWGLHDMHGNVNEWCQDWGGRYPTDAVKDPQGPSSGEYGDYRVQRGGSWATDSTSCRAASRKGDTPDARIGGLVHDAGVRLVRTP, from the coding sequence ATGCGGTACATCTTAGTGGTCAGCACGGTGGTATTGTTGGGAATGGCGGGGTTCGCCGGAGAGGATAAGAGCGGACCCAAGGCGGGCGACACGTGCACGGAGGACCTTGGCGGCGGAGTAAAGATGGAGTTCGTCTGGTGCCCGCCGGGAGACTTCCTGATGGGTAGCACATCGAGTGAGGAGGGCAGGGTTGACGGGGAATCACAACACAAGGTGACGTTGACGCGGGGTTTCTGGATGGGGAAATACGAGGTGACGCAGGGCCAGTGGCAGGCGGTGATGGGGAGCAACCCGTCGCACTTCAAGGGCAGCGCGGATCTGCCGGTGGAGATGGTCAACTGGAACGATTGCCAGGAGTTCGTGAAGAAGCTGAGTCAACGGACGCGGAACGCGTATCGTTTGCCGACGGAGGCGGAATGGGAGTATGCGTGCCGCGCGGGAAGCACGACGGCTTATTGTTTCGGCAACGACGCCTCGGGCCTGGGCGCGTATGCTTGGTATGAGGACAACAGCGGGGCGAGGACTCACGGGAAGGGAGGGAAGAAGGCGAATTCCTGGGGCCTCCACGACATGCACGGGAACGTCAATGAATGGTGCCAGGACTGGGGCGGACGCTACCCGACCGACGCGGTGAAGGATCCTCAAGGGCCTTCGTCGGGCGAGTATGGCGACTACCGCGTGCAGCGCGGTGGGTCGTGGGCGACCGACTCCACTAGTTGCCGCGCCGCGTCTCGCAAAGGCGACACGCCGGACGCCCGCATCGGCGGCCTCGTCCACGATGCCGGCGTGCGTTTAGTGCGGACTCCCTGA
- a CDS encoding fibronectin type III domain-containing protein, translated as MPNFPRREPDVVALADAMIAGYQQNPAVFPHADLVALQGERATYQTAKNAQLDADAKAQLATEAKDGVLTTLEDLMKVQLRQSEVDVASDQEKLGLIGWGPKAPAQPSNPPGQPRNLDPVIQGPGTLFLDWKSPAPGPGGRVRTYLIERREQVSGGAFNEWHEVGVALDSELTLTDQPRNVQLEYRIIAVNNGGNSVPSNTAAVVL; from the coding sequence ATGCCGAATTTTCCAAGGCGGGAACCGGATGTTGTCGCGCTGGCGGACGCCATGATCGCCGGGTATCAGCAGAATCCGGCGGTATTCCCTCATGCGGACCTTGTCGCGCTGCAAGGGGAGCGCGCGACGTATCAGACGGCCAAGAATGCGCAACTCGATGCGGACGCCAAAGCGCAATTGGCGACGGAAGCGAAGGATGGCGTGTTGACGACGCTCGAAGACCTCATGAAGGTCCAGCTTCGCCAGTCCGAAGTGGATGTCGCAAGCGATCAGGAGAAATTGGGCTTGATTGGTTGGGGTCCGAAAGCGCCCGCGCAACCCAGCAACCCGCCAGGTCAGCCGCGCAATCTCGATCCCGTCATCCAGGGACCGGGCACGCTGTTCCTCGATTGGAAATCACCCGCGCCGGGTCCGGGTGGCCGCGTTCGCACGTATCTCATCGAACGCCGCGAGCAAGTCTCCGGCGGCGCGTTCAACGAGTGGCATGAAGTCGGCGTGGCTCTCGATAGCGAATTGACGCTGACGGATCAGCCGCGCAACGTCCAGTTGGAATACCGAATCATCGCCGTGAATAACGGCGGCAACAGCGTACCGAGCAACACGGCGGCAGTCGTGCTCTAA
- a CDS encoding fibronectin type III domain-containing protein: MAQFPSQELDILALANAMIAGYQTNPGDFPHADLPALQTATDDFRNGLLVVICFRAMAKLKTEEKDTALDALTENMLAQLKQSEVDTANDPGKLELIGWGKKAPAQPTNPPNQPRALEAIMQGPGTVYLDWKSPIIGGKGGPVRTYVVYRRNQPQGGGAFGNWEQNGMALETHALLTNQPQRCEIEYRIIGVNTAGISVPSNTAAVVL, encoded by the coding sequence ATGGCGCAGTTTCCAAGCCAGGAGTTGGACATTCTCGCGTTGGCCAACGCGATGATCGCCGGGTACCAAACGAACCCCGGCGACTTCCCGCATGCCGACCTCCCGGCCCTTCAAACCGCCACCGATGATTTCCGTAACGGTCTGCTTGTCGTCATCTGTTTTCGCGCGATGGCGAAGCTCAAGACCGAAGAGAAAGATACCGCGCTCGATGCCCTGACCGAGAACATGCTTGCCCAATTGAAACAGTCCGAAGTGGATACCGCAAATGATCCCGGCAAGCTGGAGTTGATCGGCTGGGGAAAGAAAGCGCCGGCGCAACCCACGAATCCACCGAACCAGCCGCGCGCCCTCGAGGCCATCATGCAAGGGCCCGGCACGGTCTATCTGGACTGGAAATCGCCCATCATCGGCGGCAAAGGCGGCCCGGTGCGAACCTACGTGGTTTACCGGCGCAATCAACCGCAAGGCGGCGGCGCATTCGGCAATTGGGAACAAAACGGGATGGCGCTCGAAACGCACGCGCTCTTGACGAACCAGCCACAACGCTGCGAAATCGAGTACCGCATCATCGGCGTCAACACCGCCGGAATCAGTGTACCCAGCAACACGGCTGCCGTCGTGTTGTGA